From a region of the Malania oleifera isolate guangnan ecotype guangnan chromosome 12, ASM2987363v1, whole genome shotgun sequence genome:
- the LOC131145237 gene encoding uncharacterized protein LOC131145237, translating into MGVASLGLSLVPLTLDSPSCFSSSPPPFHSSRCTSSSSSTATVLCSGPFSYNRSSIDAKSRVFPSVISRSRGLPYLYLTVSSFPVFSKRQVCRAASEDDDETDDTDVSDEDFDVDAVNEYKFPDPIPEFAEAETEKFKTHLLKSLSKREDIFGDSVEEIVEICTEILGTFFHAEYGGPGTLLVNPFMDMAETINKKGLPGGPQAARAAVKWAQNHVDKDWNQWTGADSDQ; encoded by the exons atgggggtAGCATCCCTGGGTTTATCTCTTGTTCCCTTGACACTTGACTCACCCTCCTGCTTCTCTTCTTCACCTCCTCCCTTCCATTCGTCTCGatgtacttcttcttcttcttcaacagCTACTGTGTTGTGTTCGGGTCCCTTTTCATACAACAGAAGCTCTATTGATGCCAAATCCAGAGTCTTCCCTTCGGTAATAAGCAGGAGCAGAGGACTACCCTACCTTTACCTTACGGTCTCCTCATTTCCAGTATTCTCTAAACGGCAGGTCTGCAGGGCAGCTTCTGAGGATGATGACGAGACTGATGATACCGATGTGTCTGATGAGGATTTTGATGTTGACGCGGTTAATGAGTACAAGTTTCCCGACCCCATTCCTGAATTCGCCGAAgct GAGACGGAAAAGTTCAAGACCCATCTCCTTAAAAGCCTCTCAAAGAGAGAAGATATCTTTGGAGATTCGGTTGAAGAAATTGTAGAAATTTGCACCGAG ATCTTGGGTACCTTCTTCCACGCAGAGTATGGTGGTCCTGGCACACTATTGGTGAACCCCTTCATGGACATGGCTGAGACTATAAACAAAAAGGGCTTGCCTGGAGGACCACAAGCTGCGCGTGCTGCAGTTAAATGGGCCCAAAATCATGTTGACAAGGATTGGAATCAGTGGACTGGTGCTGATAGTGATCAATAG
- the LOC131145238 gene encoding uncharacterized protein LOC131145238, with product MTTTLTRGVQNLTRITSYLRYCFFSSLSPSSSSSPSSGLRAAGGSTDVAGDDLLFAESTPSPAEPVIPSLIQPRVVVYDGVCHLCHKGVKWVINADKHKKIKFCCVQSKAAEPYMKLCGVDREDVLRRFLFIEGLGLYHQGSTAALRVLSYLPLPYSALSSFLIIPTPARDVVYDYIAKRRYNWFGKEEDCLVLRDEEMLERFIDRDELFGRKQSDL from the exons ATGACGACGACGTTGACGAGAGGAGTTCAGAACTTAACAAGAATAACTTCTTATTTGAGGTATTGCTTCTTTTCTTCGTTATCACCATCATCATCGTCATCGCCGTCATCGGGCCTTCGTGCAGCCGGTGGCTCTACCGACGTAGCCGGAGATGATCTGCTGTTCGCCGAATCCACCCCTTCCCCGGCCGAGCCCGTTATTCCCTCTCTCATTCAGCCCCGTGTCGTCGTCTATGATGGTGTCTGCCACCTCTGTCACAAAG GGGTGAAATGGGTTATCAATGCGGACAAGCATAAGAAAATCAAGTTCTGTTGCGTTCAGTCTAAGGCAGCTGAACCTTACATGAAGCTTTGTGGCGTGGACAGAGAAGATGTTCTCCGCCGCTTTTTGTTCATTGAAGGCCTGGGTTTATATCACCAAGGATCCACTG CTGCACTGAGGGTTCTATCTTACCTGCCCTTGCCATACTCTGCTCTGAGCTCATTCTTGATAATCCCTACTCCAGCTAGGGATGTTGTTTATGACTATATTGCCAAGCGACGCTATAACTGGTTTGGAAAGGAGGAAGATTGCCTAGTTTTGCGAGATGAAGAAATGCTTGAGCGTTTCATTGACAGGGATGAGTTGTTTGGTCGGAAGCAATCAGATTTATGA